The Canis lupus familiaris isolate Mischka breed German Shepherd chromosome 7, alternate assembly UU_Cfam_GSD_1.0, whole genome shotgun sequence nucleotide sequence TAGCTAATACTATGTGTCTGTAAAGGATTCCAGGGGCATCAGGGTCAGATCCTGTGGATGAAGAGGATTGACAAGCACATACCCAGGCACACAGGGATGTGGGAGGACCCAGGATGCCCCCTCTCCCAGGCTCACCTGGTCCCTGCTGAGTCCAGACCCCTGCTGGCTCAGCTCTGCAGAGTGGATGCCATCATTGGGTCCCTATGCTCCTCCTGGGACCCTGCACCTGAAACATAAACAGAAGGAGCTGAAGTCTGAGCCCTGGAAACCTGTAACCTCCCCTCTATGACCCCAAGGCCATGGCTGCCCCCACCAGCCTCCTGCAGGGACATCCCCTGAGCAGtaaaagcaggaggaagggagcccAGGGTCCAGGGCCCGGGGAGGAGAAGTGCaacctgcctctcccaggctccaggctcttCTTCACCCCTCTCCTCCAGAGAAACAGTCCAGCTCCCAGGATCAGCAGCAGGACCACAACAGTCACCAGGATGCCGGGTAGATGGTCAGCATCACTCTGTCCCTGTGGATCTGCTTCCCTcgcacagagagatggagaaggttAAGGACCGAGAGAAGAACAGATGCCCATTGCCCAGCACGTGGACACATCTGGAGACCCCTGCTCAGAAGCTAAGGAGGGAGCAGCAAGGCAGGTGCTTTCACTCAACACTTCCGGAGCTCCTGCTCGAACCCCGGGGGCTGAGAGGAACAGGACACGGTGCCCACCCCTGAGGACACCTCTGTGGGAGGAGGGTGAGAACGTGCCAGAAGGAGCCAGCCAGAGCCATCCCAGGGCACAGGAGCTCCCAGCCTGTACACACGTGGTCAGggagggcctcctggaggaggtaaTGGGAAACCTCGGCCTGAGGGATGAGTGCAGGGAGCAGACAGGCAGGGTGGGTGCCACCTTCCAGGAAGGAGGGCCATGAACAGGGAGGGGGGCACCTCGCCAGTCCTGGAGCTCCAGCACCCattggggcaggtgggagggggaccaagcagggaggagccaggtaggagggtgagagggaggcaggggcctcTTTCCAGAGGGTCCAGTGGGTCCCTGAGCGATGAGCTCCCCTGGGATGGGGGATACTGAGGCATCAGGGCCCCAGCagctggtggaggaggggggagggccgAGGGGGCACATGGGGCACCGGGTCTCTCATTCACTCAGGGAAACACAGACTGTGAGCAAACAGCCCGGGGGGCCGAGCTGGGACAAGAATTCAAGGAGAAGCAGACGGCCTGCTGAGCTCCTGAGCTGTCTGAGCCCTGggagcccctcccctctgcaggatGCACTCACTGTGGCCACAGATGTCCCCAAGGTCCAAGGTGGCAGTTGTCTGGTCCACCTGGTTCCTGAGCACACAGGTGAGGCTGGCATTGGGCTGGCTCAGGGGCAGGCTCAGAGCCAGGGTCCAGGGGTTGGGGGCTGGTCCTGTGGCCTCTCGTTGTTCCAGCTCCCTGGGGAGACCCCTGCTCTCCCAGGACATGGTCAGGTCCTCCCTGGTTCCCGGGGCGTCACACTGCACAGTGACGTTGCACCAGCCTGGGGTGATGGACAGATTCGTGGTCCTGatctggggaaggggcagaggctcTGCGGCAGGAAGGACAAGAGGACAGAGGATCATGTGAGTGGAAAATAT carries:
- the LOC102152407 gene encoding SLAM family member 9-like isoform X1, which encodes MNTGASGGGQAGSPDPGCLAAGRNPQQGGQDPAGVGSPGTQSSGNAVSLKGMQGASVSFHVIRNPDLPPVDELEKISWGIVFRSNYIVMLQVFPGADVPEWVNWQDKFQKRVHVFNITTLKIDNLTLEDTGLYRARDSYTRGRQYDQDFHLTVYEPLPLPQIRTTNLSITPGWCNVTVQCDAPGTREDLTMSWESRGLPRELEQREATGPAPNPWTLALSLPLSQPNASLTCVLRNQVDQTTATLDLGDICGHTDPQGQSDADHLPGILVTVVVLLLILGAGLFLWRRGVKKSLEPGRGAGSQEEHRDPMMASTLQS
- the LOC102152407 gene encoding SLAM family member 9-like isoform X2, which translates into the protein MNTGASGGGQAGSPDPGCLAAGRNPQQGGQDPAGVGSPGTQSSGNAVSLKGMQGASVSFHVIRNPDLPPVDELEKISWGIVFRSNYIVMLQVFPGADVPEWVNWQDKFQKRVHVFNITTLKIDNLTLEDTGLYRARDSYTRGRQYDQDFHLTVYEPLPLPQIRTTNLSITPGWCNVTVQCDAPGTREDLTMSWESRGLPRELEQREATGPAPNPWTLALSLPLSQPNASLTCVLRNQVDQTTATLDLGDICGHNPQGQSDADHLPGILVTVVVLLLILGAGLFLWRRGVKKSLEPGRGAGSQEEHRDPMMASTLQS
- the LOC102152407 gene encoding SLAM family member 9-like isoform X5, with translation MQGASVSFHVIRNPDLPPVDELEKISWGIVFRSNYIVMLQVFPGADVPEWVNWQDKFQKRVHVFNITTLKIDNLTLEDTGLYRARDSYTRGRQYDQDFHLTVYEPLPLPQIRTTNLSITPGWCNVTVQCDAPGTREDLTMSWESRGLPRELEQREATGPAPNPWTLALSLPLSQPNASLTCVLRNQVDQTTATLDLGDICGHTDPQGQSDADHLPGILVTVVVLLLILGAGLFLWRRGVKKSLEPGRGAGSQEEHRDPMMASTLQS
- the LOC102152407 gene encoding SLAM family member 9-like isoform X3 yields the protein MGPCSRDPHLGGASWLLGLTSLILSVGSPGTQSSGNAVSLKGMQGASVSFHVIRNPDLPPVDELEKISWGIVFRSNYIVMLQVFPGADVPEWVNWQDKFQKRVHVFNITTLKIDNLTLEDTGLYRARDSYTRGRQYDQDFHLTVYEPLPLPQIRTTNLSITPGWCNVTVQCDAPGTREDLTMSWESRGLPRELEQREATGPAPNPWTLALSLPLSQPNASLTCVLRNQVDQTTATLDLGDICGHTDPQGQSDADHLPGILVTVVVLLLILGAGLFLWRRGVKKSLEPGRGAGSQEEHRDPMMASTLQS